One Myripristis murdjan chromosome 17, fMyrMur1.1, whole genome shotgun sequence DNA segment encodes these proteins:
- the LOC115375116 gene encoding tripartite motif-containing protein 16-like, with amino-acid sequence MAQRGIQLDSAKFCCSICLDLLKDPVTIPCGHSYCMSCIKSCWDEEEHKEIPSCPQCRQTFTPRPVLGKNTMLAEIVEEIKKMGLQAAPPDLCYAGPGDVACDVCTGRKLKALKSCLVCLASYCEQHLQHHYDAPPLKKHKLVEPTVQLQENICSRHDEVMKIFCRTDQKCICYVCSMDEHKGHHTVLAAAERTERQNELGLSRQKIQQRIQDTEKDVKVLQQEVEAINRSADKAVEDSEEIFTELIRLIDKRRSDVKQQIRSQQKEEASRAEELQEKLKQEIAELRRKDAELEQLSHTEDHIHFLHNYPSLSRLSESTHSPSNNIRPLSYFEDVTAAVSELREKLQDLLSEEWSKISLTVTGVDVLLSQPEPKTRAEFLQYSCQITLDPNTAHTRLLLSEGNRKVTEMGNHQLYPRHPDRFTGRFQVLSRESLTGRCYWEVEWSGSYVSIAVAYKDISRRGLFGSSDKSWTLDCLYNQFRHNNITTTTSVRVSSRVGVYLDHTAGILCFYNVSETMTLLHRVQTTFTQPLHAGILVYWSGDSAEFCRLK; translated from the coding sequence ATGGCGCAGAGAGGAATTCAGCTGGACTCGGCAAAATTCTGCTGTTCGATCTGTCTGGATCTActgaaggatccggtgactattccctgtggacacagctactgcatgagctgtattaaaaGCTGCTGGGATGAagaggagcacaaggaaatCCCCAGCTGCCCCcagtgcagacaaaccttcacaccAAGACCTGTCCTGgggaaaaacaccatgttagcagaaatagtggaggaaataaagaagatgggactccaagctgctcctcctgatctctgctatgctggacctggagatgtggcctgtgatgtctgcactgggagaaagctgaaagccctcaagtcctgtctggtgtgtctggcctcttactgtgagcagcacctccagcatCACTATGATGCACctccattaaagaaacacaagctggtggaaCCCACTGTgcagcttcaggagaacatctgctctcgtcacgatgaggtgatgaagattttctgccgcactgatcagAAGTGTATCTGTTATGtctgctccatggatgaacataaaggccACCACACAGTCttagctgcagcagaaaggaccgAGAGGCAGAATGAGCTCGGGCtgagtcggcaaaaaatccagcagagaatccaggacacagagaaagacgtgaaggtgcttcagcaggaggtggaggccatcaatcgctctgctgataaagcagtggaggacagtgaggagatcttcactgagctgatccgtttgattgacaaaagaaggtctgatgtgaagcagcagatcagatcccagcagaaagaggaagcgagtcgggctgaagaacttcaggagaagctgaagcaggagattgctgagctgaggaggaaagacgctgagctggagcagctctcacacacagaggatcacatcCATTTCCTACACAACTACCCCTCACTGTCAcgtctcagtgaatctacacactcacccagcaacaacatccgtcctctgagctactttgaggatgtgactgcagctgtgtcagagctgagagagaaactacAGGACCTTCTAagtgaggaatggtccaagatctcactgacagtgactggagtggatGTTCTGCTGtcacaaccagagcccaagaccagagctgaattcttacaatattcatgtcaaatcacactggatccaaacacagcacacacacggctgttattatctgaggggaacagaaaagTAACAGAAATGGGAAACCATCAGTTATATCCtcgtcacccagacagattcaCTGGAAGGTTTCAGGTCCTGagtagagagagtctgactggacgttgttactgggaggtggagtggagtGGGTCATATGTTTCAATAGCAGTTGCATACAAGGATATTAGCAGAAGAGGTCTATTTGGATCCAGTGACAAGTCCTGGACATTAGATTGTCTTTACAATCAGTTCAGACATAACAACATCACAACTACCACATCAGTCCGTGTGTCTTCCAGAGtaggagtgtacctggatcacacaGCAGGTATTCTGTGCTTCTACaacgtctctgaaaccatgactctcctccacagagtccagaccacattcactcagcctctaCATGCTGGAATTCTGGTTTATTGGTCTGGAGACTCAGCTGAGTTTTGTCGgctcaagtag